In one window of Flavobacterium ginsengisoli DNA:
- a CDS encoding ATP-dependent DNA ligase, translating to MKNFAELIKTLDSSNKTSVKVDALTNYFLKASDEDKVWTIAILSHRRPPRPVNTTLLRLWANELANIPLWLFEESYHIVGDLAETIALVIPTTKEHTDKSLTEFLQEIIALKKKTDLEKKEYLQTNWLNLNYYERFVFTKLITGSFRIGLSQKLMTRALSKAENIDEDTLAYKLMGDWNPNTITFQELILDEKSSDYLSKPYPFYLAYPIEGELESLGNPEDWSAEHKWDGIRSQTIIRENEIYVWSRGEELVTDKYPEFNSFIGLIPNGTVIDGEILPFINNQIGTFNDLQTRIGRKNVSASILKNTPVIIKAYDLLEWQGNDIRNLPYEKRRTLFEEMFTSLIGKEIPLQLSERINFSTWEEITNERLKSREMKSEGLMLKRKDSPYLVGRKKGDWWKWKIEPLTIDAVLTYAMRGHGRRSNLFTDYTFALWQENESNERELVTFAKAYSGLTDAEFRMVDDFIKKNTLERFGPVRSVTPKLVFEIGFEGIALSKRHKSGVATRFPRILRWRHDKKIEEANSIEDLKNMIL from the coding sequence ATGAAAAACTTTGCCGAGCTTATAAAAACCTTAGACAGTTCTAATAAAACATCGGTAAAAGTTGATGCGCTGACAAACTATTTCTTAAAAGCAAGCGATGAAGATAAAGTCTGGACCATTGCCATACTTTCGCATCGTCGTCCTCCCCGACCAGTTAATACCACTTTATTGCGCTTATGGGCAAACGAATTGGCTAATATACCGCTTTGGTTGTTTGAAGAAAGTTATCATATTGTAGGTGATTTGGCCGAAACCATTGCGCTTGTTATTCCGACTACAAAAGAGCATACAGACAAAAGTCTGACTGAATTTCTACAGGAAATAATCGCTTTAAAAAAGAAAACTGATTTAGAGAAAAAAGAATATTTACAGACCAATTGGTTGAATCTAAATTATTACGAACGTTTTGTTTTTACTAAATTAATTACCGGAAGTTTTAGGATTGGTTTGAGTCAGAAGTTGATGACGCGAGCGCTTTCTAAAGCTGAAAATATAGATGAAGATACATTGGCGTACAAATTAATGGGCGATTGGAATCCGAATACGATTACATTTCAAGAATTGATTTTAGATGAAAAAAGCAGTGATTATTTATCAAAACCTTATCCGTTTTATTTGGCTTATCCGATTGAAGGCGAATTGGAAAGTTTAGGAAATCCCGAAGATTGGAGTGCAGAACATAAATGGGACGGAATTCGTTCTCAAACGATTATTCGTGAAAACGAAATCTACGTCTGGAGCCGTGGCGAAGAATTAGTAACCGATAAATATCCAGAATTTAATTCTTTTATTGGACTAATCCCTAATGGAACTGTAATTGACGGAGAGATTCTTCCTTTCATAAACAATCAAATCGGAACTTTTAATGATCTACAAACTCGAATTGGCCGTAAAAATGTATCTGCTTCTATTTTAAAAAATACGCCTGTCATCATTAAAGCTTACGATTTATTGGAATGGCAGGGAAATGATATTCGGAATCTTCCTTACGAAAAACGCCGTACTTTATTCGAAGAAATGTTTACCAGTTTAATAGGAAAAGAAATTCCACTACAGCTTTCAGAACGAATTAATTTTTCTACTTGGGAAGAAATTACAAATGAAAGATTAAAATCTCGCGAAATGAAAAGCGAAGGTTTAATGCTAAAACGAAAAGATTCTCCTTATCTCGTTGGAAGAAAAAAAGGAGATTGGTGGAAATGGAAAATTGAGCCTTTAACCATAGATGCCGTCCTCACCTACGCTATGCGCGGTCACGGAAGACGATCAAATCTATTTACCGATTATACTTTTGCTCTTTGGCAAGAAAATGAAAGCAACGAACGAGAACTCGTCACTTTCGCGAAAGCGTATTCTGGTTTAACCGATGCAGAATTCAGGATGGTCGATGATTTTATTAAAAAGAATACTTTAGAGCGATTTGGTCCAGTTAGAAGTGTTACGCCTAAATTGGTTTTTGAAATTGGGTTTGAAGGAATTGCACTTTCTAAAAGACATAAAAGTGGCGTTGCAACACGTTTCCCGCGCATTTTAAGATGGCGACACGATAAAAAAATTGAAGAAGCCAATTCGATAGAAGATTTAAAAAATATGATTTTATAA